CCACCTTCAACGAGGCGGACATGTCCCAGGTCATCGCCCTGAGGCGGGAGCTAGGGGAGGCCTTCCAGAAGAAATATGGGGTCAAGCTGGGCTTCATGAGCTTCTTCGTCAAGGCGGTGGTCCAGGCCCTGAAGGAGATCCCCGAGCTCAACGCCGAGATCCGGGACCAAGCCATCGTCTACCACCGCTACTACGACATCGGCATCGCCGTGGGGGGAGGGGAGGGGCTGGTGGTGCCCGTCCTCCGGGATGCGGACCGCCTCTCCTTCGCCGAGATTGAGAAGCAGATCGCCGACTTCGCCGAAAGGGCCCGCACCAAGAGGCTCAGGCCCGAGGAGCTCATGGGGGGCACCTTCACCATCACCAACGGGGGGATCTACGGCTCCTTGAACTCCACCCCCCTCCTCAACCCGCCCCAGGTGGGGATCCTGGGCATGCACGCCATCCAGGAGAGGCCCGTGGCCCGGGAGGGGCAGGTGGTGGTCCGGCCCATGATGTACCTGGCCCTCTCCTACGACCACCGCATCGTGGACGGTCGCGAGGCGGTCACCTTCCTCCGCCGGGTGAAGGAGCTCATAGAGAACCCCGTGAGGCTCCTCCTGGAGGTGTGAGGTGTACGACCTCCTCGTTGTTGGAGCGGGCCCAGGGGGGTACGTGGCCGCCATAAGGGCGGCCCAGCTGGGGATGCGGGTGGGGGTGGTGGAGAAGGAGCGGGCCCTGGGGGGGACCTGCCTCAGGGTGGGGTGCATCCCCTCCAAGGCCCTCCTGGAGACCAGCGAGCGCATCTACGAGGTGAGGAAGGGCCTCCTTGGGGCCAGGGTCCAGGGGCTGGAGGTGGACCTTCCTGCCCTCCTCGCCCACAAGGACAAGGTGGTCCAGGCCAACACCCAGGGGATTGAGTTCCTCTTCAAGAAAAACGGCATCGCCCGCCACCTGGGCAGGGCCCGCTTCCTCTCGGAGAGGAAGGTCCTGGTGGAGGAAACGGGGGAGGAGCTTTCCGCCCGCTACATCCTCATCGCCACCGGCTCCGCCCCCCTCCTCCCCCCCTGGGCCCAGGTGGACGGGGAAAGGGTGGTGACCTCCACCGAGGCCCTAAGCTTCCCCGAGGTGCCGGAAAGGCTCCTCGTGGTGGGGGGCGGGGTCATCGGCCTCGAGCTCGGCGTGGTCTGGCACCGCCTGGGGGCGGAGGTCATCGTCCTGGAGTACACGGACCGCATCCTGCCCACCATGGACGCAGAGCTTTCCCGGGCGGCGGCGAAGGTCTTCGGGAAGGAGGGCCTGAAGATCCGGACCGGGGTGCGGGTGAAGGCGGTCTTTCCGGAGGCCAAGGGGGCCCGGGTGGAGCTCGAGGGGGGGGAGGTCTTGGAGGCAGACCGGGTCCTCCTAGCTGTGGGAAGGAGACCCTACACCGAGGGGCTCGGGCTAGAGAATGCGGGGCTCGCCGCCGACGAGGGGGGCCGGATCCCCGTGGACGGGCACCTGAGGACCCGCATCCCCCACATCTACGCCGTGGGGGACGTGGTCCGGGGCCCCATGCTGGCCCACAAGGCCAGCGAGGAAGGCATCGCCGCGGTGGAGCACATGGCGAAGGGCTTCGGCCACGTGGACTACCAGGCCATCCCCAGCGTGGTCTACACCCACCCGGAGGTGGCCGGCGTAGGGTATACGGAGGAGGAGCTCAAAGCCCAGGGCATCCCCTACAAGGTGGGGAGGTTCCCCTACTCGGCCAGTGGCCGCGCCCGGGCCATGGGGGAGACGGAAGGGTTTATTAAGGTCCTGGCCCACTCCAAGACCGACCGCATCCTGGGGGTCCACGGGATCGGGGCCCGGGTGGGGGACGTCCTAGCGGAGGCTGCTTTGGCCATCTTCTTCAAGGCAAGCGCCGAGGACGTGGCCCGCGCTCCCCACCACCACCCCTCCCTCTCGGAGATCCTCAAGGAGGCCGCCCTGGCGGCGTGGGAGAGGCCCATCCACCTCTAGGCGCCGCGAGGGGTTTCCCCAGGTAATACCTGGCCTCTAGCCCTGGGCGGACTTGCCCTAGGGCCGCTGCCGCGGGGTACCTGTCCCAAAGCTTCCCCCCCGGGGGTGGCCCGGGGGGATGGATGGGGAGGGGTGGCCTAGGGTTGGGTGGCCAGGAGGCGCACCCACTTAAAGTCTGGTTGGGCTAGGCTGGAACCAGGCCTGGCCACCAGGGTGCCCACGAAGGTGCCCCGCTCCTCGGGAAGGCCACCGGTTACGGCGAGGTCCGCCCCGGCCACGTAGATGTCGTAGGTGCCCGGGGCGATCTCGTAGAACCAGGCCTCCCCGTTCCCATCCGTCTTGGCCCAGTAGATGGGGGTGGGGTCGGTGGGGTCTCCGGGGCGAAGGCCCCTGCCCCGAAGGATCACGTCCGCCAGGAGGCCGGGGAAGATGCCATCGGGGTTCTGGTACTCCACCTTGATCCTCACCACCGAGCCCTTGTCGGGCAGGGCAGAGCACCCTCGAGCCAGGATCTCCACGGCCAGGTTGCCGGCGTTCAGGTGGCCCCAGCCCTTCTCCCGGGTAAAGGTCCTCTCCCAGGTGGTGGTTTCCAGCGCTCGGCGCACCTGGAAGGGGGTGGCATCGGGGCAGGCTCCCTTCACCAAGGCGGCAGCGGCAGCGGTGTAGGGGCCGGAGAAGGAGGTGCCGGAGATGAGGCCGTACCCGCCCCCAAGCCAGGTGGGGTTGGCCAGGAGAACGTCAAGGCCAGGGGCGGCGCTGGACACGTGGCGGCCGTAGGTGGAGAAGTTCGTCTTGTTGCGGTTGCCGTCGGCGGCCACGGAGGCGATGATGCCTGGATAGCCCGCGGGGGTGCGCACCTCGTCCTTGTAGGAGTTGCCGGCGCTGGCCACCACCACCACCCCGTTGGCCAGGGCGTAGTCAAAGGCCTCTTTGACCAGGTTCCCGTAGCCCAGCCCGCCCCAGGAGTTGTTGAGGATCTGGGCCCCGTGGTTCACTGCCCAAACGACACCCCGTGCGGTGAAGAAATCCCCCACGTAGTTGGGTTGGAAGATGGCCACCGGGAGGAACTTGGCCCTGGGGGCGAGGCCCACGATGCCCTGGCCGTCCTTGGCAGCGCTCACCGCGGAGGCCACGAAAGTGCCGTGGTAGATGCTAGCGGCGCCGAGCTCCTGGATGAAGGCCGTCCAGTCGGAGGCCCGGGTGTAGGTGGTGCCCGTGACCGGATCGTAGGCCAGGCCTGCCCAGTTGGCGGCCAGGTCGGGGTGGGTGACGTCAGCGGGGTCGTCAATGATGGCCACAATCACCCCTTCCCCGAAGAAGCCCAAGTCCCAAGCAGGCCTGGCGTTGAGGTGGCGGGGGTCTAGGGCGTACTGGGGCAGTTGGTCAAAGATCTGGTCGGGAGGGTTGCCCAGAGGGGCTAGCCCCTCTCCGGAAGCCCGCCTCTGCACCACGGGATCGTCCTTGGGCGCCAGGACCATGGCCAGGTGGGGCTCGGCGTAGCGGACTCCAGGGATCCCTCTCAGGGCCCGGCTGGCCTCGAGGGCATCCCCGGGCACCCGAAGGAGGGCAGCGCGAAGCTCGGGGATGCGGGCGATCTCCCTGGCCGCCAGCCTGCGGATGGCCTCCTGCAGGGCGGACTCGTCCTGGTAGGCCACCACCACCTCGTTCTGGATGTAGGTGAGGTTCTCGCTCGAGGCCAGCGTGGGGTTAGGGGTTTGGGGAGGCCGGAGGGCGTTTTGGTTGCACGCCCCCAAAAGGCCTAGAAGGGCCAGGGTCCAGAGATACCTCCTCATTTCACTCCTCCGTGGTGAAGTCAAAGACCTGGGTTCCAGGGCGGGATATGCGAATGAAGGAGGTGGAGCTGGGCCAGGTCTGGACACTGTAAGCCGAAACCCGATAGCCCTCGTCGGGGTTGTACCTGTAGGCGTAGCTCACAAAGAGTTGCCAAGCGTAGGTGCGAAGGCTCTGGAGCTGAGGAAGCTGGGCGTAGCCATCAAAGTTGTAGGGCAGGGTGAAGGTGCCCTGGGCAAGGTCCACGGGCACCGTGTTGGGCCCATTGGGATCTGTGGTGTCCGTGAAGACCGTAAAGCTCCCTCCCGGGAAGCCATATACCAGGGCCTCTCCTTGAGGCACCTCGTTTCCTTCGTCTCCGGTGCCGAACTCCACGAAGAGGAGGGAGCCCGCTAGGGTTTGCCAGGTCACGCCATCCCCGGTCAGGGTGTCCCAGAGGACCAGGTTGTAGGCGGCGCCGTCGGCCCCCACGCTCAGCTGGGGGTGGCCGATGGTGAAGTCCGGCGTTTTGGAAACGCCCTTGGCCTCGTCGGCGGGGCTGAGGAGAGGGGCGAAGAAGGGAGGCAGGGGCGTGGTGGAGCTGGGCGCGCTTTCCTCTCGGTTGGCGCCCCGGGCCACCACCCGGTAGTAGTAGGTCTCGCCGGGGGTGAGGTCGGGGGAGACATCCCGGAAGAAGAAGGGCCGGTTGAAGGGGTTGGCGGGGCAGCTTGCGCTCTGAGCGCCGCCCACAAGGCCCACCCGGGTCCAGTTCTGGCCATCTTGGGAGCGCTCAATCTCAAAGGCGAAGGGAACGGCTGTGGCCGTGTAGCACCAGCGCACCTCCACATAGAGGTTGCTGCCCTCGGGCACGGCGTTGGGGTCCAGGCGCATCTCCCCCACCTGCCCCCTGGCCAGGGGCACGGTCAGGCTGAGTGGAGCCCCCACCTGGAAAAAGCCCACGGCCTCGGTGAGGGTAATGGCTGTGGCCGCCACGTCCGTGGGGGCGGAAACCGTGTTGTTTTGGGCGACAGAGGTGTTCACAAAGGTGAGGGGCAGAATGTAGTGGCGACGGTTCCTGTTGAAATCGTAGGCCACTACCTCTAGGAACACCTCCTCGCCGCTAGCGCTTCCCAGACCGGCCACGGCCGTACCCGAAAGGCTCTGATTACCTGTGTCCTCCAATTCGGCAAAGATCGCACGGGAGGAGGTGGGCGTGTTGCTGATGAAGGCCGCGCCCGGGGTGCGGCCCAAGGCCACGTAGATGAGGCGCATGGGCCTAACCAAGCCTTTGGTGGTGTCCACCTGGACGCGGAAGGGGATGGTGTTGGTGTAGGTGCCCCCTTCCAAGGGCTGGTTACCGTCCCGGGTGATGATGAGGGTAGGTGGGGTGGTGCTAGCGCTGGCGTCAAAGGCGGGCATCTGGATGATGCGCACAAAGCTCATCCCCGGCACCCTTACCCCCTCCACGGCACTGCCGGCCATGCCGGGTTTGCGGACCTCCAACCGGTAGGTGCCGGGCACGATGTTGGCAAAGGTGAAGGCGCCCTGGGCGTCCGTGGTGGTGGAGGCCACCAGGGTAGTTCCCCGGAAGAGCTGGACCCGGCTGCCGGCCACTGGGCCACCGGCGTTCTCACTGACCACCATCCCGGAGAGGGTTTCCGTGCCTATAGGACCGGTGACCGTAAGGGTGAGGCCCGCTGTCCTGGCGATGTTTCCCGAGCTGGCCCGGACCCGTAGGTTATACGTGTCAGCATCTACATTCGTAGCCACGTTAATTGTGAGGGTCTGGGTCACGGGGCTGGTGCCGGTTACGTTCAGGCTGGTGGGGGAGAGGGTGATTCCGGAGACTGGGTTCCCGTTTCTGTCCACCAGGCTCAGGTTCACTGGGCCGGTGAAGCCGCCCTGGGGGGTGAGGGTCAGGGTGGTTTGGTTGCTGCCGCCCTGCTGCACGGTGAGGCTTGTGGGGGAGAGGGAGAGGGTGAAGTCAGGGGGACGGGAGCAAGCTGCGAGGACCGCAAGGGCCAGTGGCGCCAAGATCCAGGCTCTCCTCATAGATTGACCTCCCTTTTGCGAAACCGAAAACCTATGGGCATGGCTCGCCTCCTTTTAGCCACAGGGGTTCTTGACCCAACTGGTTTCGAATGGACGAGGCGCCTCCCTGTCAAGGGCCTAAGGTATTAAGGCGAGGGCTGCCATCGCGGTTCTGCGTATACTTATGCATGCCCCCCTCGAGGGGGTAGACTGGGAGGGACATGAGGATCGTCTTGGCGTACTCCGGCGGGCTGGACACCAGCATCATCCTCAAGTGGCTTAAGGAGACCTATCAGGCCGAGGTCATCGCCTTCACTGCGGACATCGGCCAAGGGGAGGAGGTGGAGGAGGCCCGGGAAAAGGCCCTAAGGACCGGGGCCTCCAAGGCCATCGCCCTGGACCTAAAGGAGGAGTTCGTCCAGGACTTCGTCTTCCCCATGATGCGGGCTGGGGCCCTCTACGAGGGCTACTACCTCCTGGGCACCGCCATCGCCCGGCCCCTCATCGCCAAGTACCTGGTGAGGATCGCCGAGGAGGAGGAGGCGGAGGCCATCGCCCACGGGGCCACGGGCAAGGGCAACGACCAGGTGCGCTTTGAGCTCACCGCCTACGCCCTGAAGCCCAACATCCGGGTCATCGCCCCCTGGCGGGAGTGGGGCTTCAGGGGAAGGCAGGAGATGATCGCCTACGCCGAGGCCCACGGCATCCCCGTGCCCGTGACCCAGGAGAAGCCCTACTCCATGGACGCCAACCTCCTGCATATTTCCTACGAAGGCGGGGTCCTCGAGGACCCCTGGGCCGAGCCGCCAAAGGGGATGTTCCGCATGACCCTAGACCCCGAGGAGGCCCCCGACACCCCCGAGTACGTGGAGGTGGCGTTCCATGAGGGGGACCCGGTGGCGGTGAACGGGGAGAGGCTTTCCCCGGCGGCTCTGTTGCAAAGGCTCAACGAGATCGGGGGGCGGCACGCGGTGGGCCGGGTGGACCTGGTGGAGAACCGCTTCGTGGGCATGAAGTCCCGGGGGGTTTACGAGACCCCGGGGGGGACGATCCTCTACCACGCCCGGCGGGCGGTGGAGAGCCTCACCCTGGACCGGGAGGTCCTCCACCAGCGGGACATCCTCTCCCCCAGGTACGCGGAGCTCGTCTACTACGGCTTCTGGTATGCCCCGGAAAGGGAGGCCCTCCAGGCCTACATGGACCACGTGGCCAAAGGGGTCACCGGCGTGGCCCGGCTCAAGCTCTACAAGGGGAACGTCTACGTGGTGGGGAGGAGGGCGGAGCGAAGCCTCTACCAGAGGGACCTGGTCTCCTTCGACGAGCTTGGGACCTACGACCAGAAGGACGCCGAGGGCTTCATCCGGATCCAGGCCCTGCGCCTCAGGGTCCGGGCCCTGGTGGAGGGGCGATGAGCCAGAGGACCTGGGGCGGCCGCTTCGGGGAGGGGCCCGATGCCTTGGCGGCCCAGTTCAACGCCTCCCTCCCCTTTGACGGGGCCCTTTGGCGGGAGGAACTCTGGCAGAACCGGGTCCACGCCCGGATGCTCCACCGGGTGGGCCTCCTCGCGGAGGAGGAGCTTGCAGCCATCTTGAAGGGCCTGGACCAGATCGAGGGGGAGATAGAGGCGGGCACCTTCCCCTGGCGGGAGGAGCTGGAGGACGTGCACATGAACCTCGAGGCCCGCCTCATAGAGCTCATCGGCCCCCCAGGGGGGAAGCTCCACACCGCCCGGAGCCGCAACGACCAGGTGGCTACCGACCTGAGGCTTTTCCTCCGGGCCGCCTTGGACGAGCTTCTGGACCTCCTCCTTGCCCTGCGCCGGGTCCTGGTAGGGGAGGCGGAGAGGCACCTGGAGCCCCTCCACGTCCTCCCCGGCTACACCCACCTGCAGCGGGCCCAGCCCGTCCTCCTTTCCCACTGGTTTTTGGCCTACTACGAGATGCTAGGGCGGGATGCGGAAAGGCTAGGGGACGCCCGGGAACGCCTGAACGAGAGCCCCCTGGGGGCGGCCGCCCTCGCGGGGACGGGCTTCCCCATTGACCGCCACTTCACCGCCCGGGAGCTAGGCTTCAGGGCCCCCATGCGGAACTCCCTGGACGCGGTGGCCTCCCGGGACTTCGCCCTCGAGGTCCTTTCCGCCCTCAACATCGGCCAGCTGCACCTAAGCCGCCTCGCCGAGGAGCTCATCCTCTATAGCACCGAGGAGTTCGGCTTCGTGGAGGTGCCGGACGCCTTCGCCACCGGGTCTTCCATCATGCCCCAGAAGAAGAACCCGGACATCCTGGAGCTCATCCGGGCCAAGGCGGGGAGGGTTTTGGGGGCCTTGGTGGCCCTCTCCACCGTGGTCAAGGGGCTTCCCCTGGCCTACAACAAGGACCTGCAGGAGGACAAGGAGCCCCTCCTGGACGCCCTGGCCACCTACCGGGATAGCCTCAGGCTCCTCATCGCCCTGCTCCCAGGGCTTAAGTGGAACCGGGAGGGGATGTGGCGGGCGGCGGAGGGGGGGTTTGCCCTGGCCACGGAGCTCGCCGACTACCTTGCGGAGAAGGGCCTTCCCTTCCGGGAGGCCCACCATGTGGTGGGGCGGCTGGTGAGGAGGCTTTCCCAGGAAGGGCGGGTGCTGAAGGACCTCACCCTGGAGGAGCTTAGGGCCCACCACCCCCTCTTCGCCGAGGACGCCCTTCCCCTCCTCCGCCTGGAAACAGCCATTGGCAGGCGGCGCTCCTTTGGGGGCACGGCCCCGGAGGCGGTGCGGGAAAGGCTTTTGGAGGCCAAGAAGGAGGTGGGCCTTGGTTGAACCCGTGAACCTTTCCCTTTCCCCCGTGGTCCTGCCCGAGGTGCGGCGGGAGGCGGGGGTGGAGCTCCGAAAGGCGAGGCTTAGCGATGTGGACGCCATCTACTGGCTCATCCGCTACTGGGCGGAAAAGGGCCTCATGCTGGTGCGGAGCCACAGCCACCTCTACGAGAACATCCGGGACTTCCAGGTCCTGGAGGACGAGGACGGAAAGATCGTGGGCACCGTGGCCCTCCACGTCCTCTGGCGGGACCTGGCGGAGATAAGGGGCCTGGCCGTCCACCCCATGCGCCAGGGCCAGGGGCTGGGGCGGTGGCTGGTCCTAGGGGCCGAAAGGGAGGCCCGGGACCTGGGCCTCCCCCGGGTCTTCGCCTGGACCCTGCAGGTGAACTTCTTCCGGGCCCTGGGCTACCGGGTGACCACCCGGGAGGCCCTGCCCCCCAAGGTGTGGAGCGAGTGCAACGCCTGCCCCTTCTACGAGAACTGCCGGGAGATCGCCGTCATCAAGGGGCTTTCCCCGGGGGCCTTTGGGGGCTAGAATGGGCGGAATGGGTACCCTCACCCGCGGGGATTGAGGAGGAGGAATGGCCTTCTTGAAGGAAAAAGCGGTTTTGGTCCTCGAGGACGGCACCCTTTACCACGGCTACGCCTTCGGGGCCCGGGGGAAGACGGTGGGGGAGGTGGTCTTCAACACCGCCCAGACGGGCTACCAGGAGATCCTGACCGATCCCAGCTACCACGGTCAGATCGTGGTCATGACCTACCCCCACCAGGGCAACTACGGGGTGAACGTCTACGATATGCAGAGTAACCGCCCCTGGGTCCGGGGCTTCGTGGCCAAGGAGTTTAGCCGGATCGCCTCCAACCCCAGGGCCCAGCAGACCCTGGGGGAGTTCATGGAGTTCTACGGGGTGGTGGGGATCGAGGGGATAGACACCCGGGCCCTGGTGCGCAAGATCCGGGAAGGGGGGGTGCTGAAGGGGGCCATCGCCCACGCCACCCTCTACGGGAGCCCCGACCACGCCTTCACCGAGGAGGAGCTAGAGGCCCTACGGGAAGAGGCCAAGGCCTGGACGGACATTGACGGCCGGGACATGACCCCCGAGGTCTCCACCCCCCTGCCCTACGCCTGGCCCACCCTGAAAAGCGGCCGGCGCATCGTGGTCATGGACTTCGGCATCAAGCACGCCATCGTGGAGAACCTGGCCCAGATGGGCTTTGAGATCCTGGTGGTGCCGGGCAAGACCCCGGCCAG
The genomic region above belongs to Thermus sediminis and contains:
- the odhB gene encoding 2-oxoglutarate dehydrogenase complex dihydrolipoyllysine-residue succinyltransferase, translating into MQELKVPSVGESIVEVEIGAWLKGEGEPFQADEPLVELITDKATLELPAPFAGTLKQILKAQGETARVGEAIALLEEGVAQAEARPEPRAPAQEPPLAMPAAERVMREAGVAPGEVRGTGLGGRILKEDVERYLEERPAAPPPAPEPIPAPRPPAPPVQAPTDRPWRVDEVVPMTPLRRRIAERLLLARQTTAMLTTFNEADMSQVIALRRELGEAFQKKYGVKLGFMSFFVKAVVQALKEIPELNAEIRDQAIVYHRYYDIGIAVGGGEGLVVPVLRDADRLSFAEIEKQIADFAERARTKRLRPEELMGGTFTITNGGIYGSLNSTPLLNPPQVGILGMHAIQERPVAREGQVVVRPMMYLALSYDHRIVDGREAVTFLRRVKELIENPVRLLLEV
- the lpdA gene encoding dihydrolipoyl dehydrogenase, which produces MYDLLVVGAGPGGYVAAIRAAQLGMRVGVVEKERALGGTCLRVGCIPSKALLETSERIYEVRKGLLGARVQGLEVDLPALLAHKDKVVQANTQGIEFLFKKNGIARHLGRARFLSERKVLVEETGEELSARYILIATGSAPLLPPWAQVDGERVVTSTEALSFPEVPERLLVVGGGVIGLELGVVWHRLGAEVIVLEYTDRILPTMDAELSRAAAKVFGKEGLKIRTGVRVKAVFPEAKGARVELEGGEVLEADRVLLAVGRRPYTEGLGLENAGLAADEGGRIPVDGHLRTRIPHIYAVGDVVRGPMLAHKASEEGIAAVEHMAKGFGHVDYQAIPSVVYTHPEVAGVGYTEEELKAQGIPYKVGRFPYSASGRARAMGETEGFIKVLAHSKTDRILGVHGIGARVGDVLAEAALAIFFKASAEDVARAPHHHPSLSEILKEAALAAWERPIHL
- a CDS encoding S8 family serine peptidase, producing the protein MRRYLWTLALLGLLGACNQNALRPPQTPNPTLASSENLTYIQNEVVVAYQDESALQEAIRRLAAREIARIPELRAALLRVPGDALEASRALRGIPGVRYAEPHLAMVLAPKDDPVVQRRASGEGLAPLGNPPDQIFDQLPQYALDPRHLNARPAWDLGFFGEGVIVAIIDDPADVTHPDLAANWAGLAYDPVTGTTYTRASDWTAFIQELGAASIYHGTFVASAVSAAKDGQGIVGLAPRAKFLPVAIFQPNYVGDFFTARGVVWAVNHGAQILNNSWGGLGYGNLVKEAFDYALANGVVVVASAGNSYKDEVRTPAGYPGIIASVAADGNRNKTNFSTYGRHVSSAAPGLDVLLANPTWLGGGYGLISGTSFSGPYTAAAAALVKGACPDATPFQVRRALETTTWERTFTREKGWGHLNAGNLAVEILARGCSALPDKGSVVRIKVEYQNPDGIFPGLLADVILRGRGLRPGDPTDPTPIYWAKTDGNGEAWFYEIAPGTYDIYVAGADLAVTGGLPEERGTFVGTLVARPGSSLAQPDFKWVRLLATQP
- a CDS encoding carboxypeptidase-like regulatory domain-containing protein, with protein sequence MRRAWILAPLALAVLAACSRPPDFTLSLSPTSLTVQQGGSNQTTLTLTPQGGFTGPVNLSLVDRNGNPVSGITLSPTSLNVTGTSPVTQTLTINVATNVDADTYNLRVRASSGNIARTAGLTLTVTGPIGTETLSGMVVSENAGGPVAGSRVQLFRGTTLVASTTTDAQGAFTFANIVPGTYRLEVRKPGMAGSAVEGVRVPGMSFVRIIQMPAFDASASTTPPTLIITRDGNQPLEGGTYTNTIPFRVQVDTTKGLVRPMRLIYVALGRTPGAAFISNTPTSSRAIFAELEDTGNQSLSGTAVAGLGSASGEEVFLEVVAYDFNRNRRHYILPLTFVNTSVAQNNTVSAPTDVAATAITLTEAVGFFQVGAPLSLTVPLARGQVGEMRLDPNAVPEGSNLYVEVRWCYTATAVPFAFEIERSQDGQNWTRVGLVGGAQSASCPANPFNRPFFFRDVSPDLTPGETYYYRVVARGANREESAPSSTTPLPPFFAPLLSPADEAKGVSKTPDFTIGHPQLSVGADGAAYNLVLWDTLTGDGVTWQTLAGSLLFVEFGTGDEGNEVPQGEALVYGFPGGSFTVFTDTTDPNGPNTVPVDLAQGTFTLPYNFDGYAQLPQLQSLRTYAWQLFVSYAYRYNPDEGYRVSAYSVQTWPSSTSFIRISRPGTQVFDFTTEE
- a CDS encoding argininosuccinate synthase gives rise to the protein MRIVLAYSGGLDTSIILKWLKETYQAEVIAFTADIGQGEEVEEAREKALRTGASKAIALDLKEEFVQDFVFPMMRAGALYEGYYLLGTAIARPLIAKYLVRIAEEEEAEAIAHGATGKGNDQVRFELTAYALKPNIRVIAPWREWGFRGRQEMIAYAEAHGIPVPVTQEKPYSMDANLLHISYEGGVLEDPWAEPPKGMFRMTLDPEEAPDTPEYVEVAFHEGDPVAVNGERLSPAALLQRLNEIGGRHAVGRVDLVENRFVGMKSRGVYETPGGTILYHARRAVESLTLDREVLHQRDILSPRYAELVYYGFWYAPEREALQAYMDHVAKGVTGVARLKLYKGNVYVVGRRAERSLYQRDLVSFDELGTYDQKDAEGFIRIQALRLRVRALVEGR
- the argH gene encoding argininosuccinate lyase, which encodes MSQRTWGGRFGEGPDALAAQFNASLPFDGALWREELWQNRVHARMLHRVGLLAEEELAAILKGLDQIEGEIEAGTFPWREELEDVHMNLEARLIELIGPPGGKLHTARSRNDQVATDLRLFLRAALDELLDLLLALRRVLVGEAERHLEPLHVLPGYTHLQRAQPVLLSHWFLAYYEMLGRDAERLGDARERLNESPLGAAALAGTGFPIDRHFTARELGFRAPMRNSLDAVASRDFALEVLSALNIGQLHLSRLAEELILYSTEEFGFVEVPDAFATGSSIMPQKKNPDILELIRAKAGRVLGALVALSTVVKGLPLAYNKDLQEDKEPLLDALATYRDSLRLLIALLPGLKWNREGMWRAAEGGFALATELADYLAEKGLPFREAHHVVGRLVRRLSQEGRVLKDLTLEELRAHHPLFAEDALPLLRLETAIGRRRSFGGTAPEAVRERLLEAKKEVGLG
- a CDS encoding N-acetyltransferase; this translates as MVEPVNLSLSPVVLPEVRREAGVELRKARLSDVDAIYWLIRYWAEKGLMLVRSHSHLYENIRDFQVLEDEDGKIVGTVALHVLWRDLAEIRGLAVHPMRQGQGLGRWLVLGAEREARDLGLPRVFAWTLQVNFFRALGYRVTTREALPPKVWSECNACPFYENCREIAVIKGLSPGAFGG
- the carA gene encoding glutamine-hydrolyzing carbamoyl-phosphate synthase small subunit is translated as MAFLKEKAVLVLEDGTLYHGYAFGARGKTVGEVVFNTAQTGYQEILTDPSYHGQIVVMTYPHQGNYGVNVYDMQSNRPWVRGFVAKEFSRIASNPRAQQTLGEFMEFYGVVGIEGIDTRALVRKIREGGVLKGAIAHATLYGSPDHAFTEEELEALREEAKAWTDIDGRDMTPEVSTPLPYAWPTLKSGRRIVVMDFGIKHAIVENLAQMGFEILVVPGKTPASQIMALEPHGLLISNGPGDPSMPRYAHETIWKLMGLLPTFGICLGHQLLALAAGGRTYKMKFGHRGANHPVKNLKTGKVEITSQNHGYAVDIDSLKDFRPTHINLNDGTLEGMAHARYPVFSVQYHPEAAPGPHDALYLFRRFLEEVEAFHGATGLPVEKQRADQHGI